One part of the Streptomyces lienomycini genome encodes these proteins:
- a CDS encoding aliphatic sulfonate ABC transporter substrate-binding protein, whose amino-acid sequence MPATNALRRTLAVIAALPLLTLAACGYGSEAKDDDTAKVAEGAEKIDGLDSVRIGYFGNVTHATPLVGNQKGFFQKALGATEAKYATFNAGPSEIEALNSGSIDIGWIGPSPSINGYTKSGGKNLRIIGGSASGGVKLVVNPDKIKTLDDVRGKRIATPQLGNTQDVAFLNWIAEQGWKVDAQSGRGDVTVVRSDNKVTPDAYKAGSLDGAWVPEPTASKLVAEGGEVLLDESTLWPDEKFVITNIIVSQKFLAEHPKAVEAVLRASVDTNEWIKANPDEAKEAANRQLEKDTGKALPAEVLDPAWKSIELTDDPLAATLDAQAEHAVKAGLLEKPDLNGIYDLTPLNKVLKAKGEPAVDDAGLGVK is encoded by the coding sequence GTGCCTGCCACCAACGCCCTGCGCCGCACCCTCGCGGTCATAGCCGCCCTTCCCCTGCTCACCCTGGCCGCCTGCGGGTACGGCTCCGAGGCGAAGGACGACGACACCGCCAAGGTCGCCGAGGGCGCCGAGAAGATCGACGGCCTCGACTCCGTCCGGATCGGCTACTTCGGCAACGTCACCCACGCGACGCCGCTGGTCGGCAACCAGAAGGGCTTCTTCCAGAAGGCACTGGGCGCCACCGAGGCCAAGTACGCGACCTTCAACGCGGGCCCGTCCGAGATCGAGGCGCTGAACTCCGGCTCCATCGACATCGGCTGGATCGGCCCCTCCCCCTCGATCAACGGCTACACCAAGTCCGGCGGCAAGAACCTGCGCATCATCGGCGGTTCGGCCTCGGGCGGCGTGAAGCTCGTGGTGAACCCGGACAAGATCAAGACGCTCGACGACGTCAGGGGCAAGCGCATCGCCACGCCGCAGTTGGGCAACACGCAGGACGTGGCGTTCCTCAACTGGATCGCCGAGCAGGGCTGGAAGGTCGACGCGCAGAGCGGCAGGGGCGACGTGACGGTCGTCCGCAGCGACAACAAGGTCACGCCGGACGCCTACAAGGCGGGTTCCCTGGACGGGGCCTGGGTGCCCGAGCCGACTGCCTCCAAGCTGGTCGCCGAGGGCGGCGAGGTGCTGCTCGACGAGTCGACGCTGTGGCCGGACGAGAAGTTCGTCATCACGAACATCATCGTGTCGCAGAAGTTCCTCGCGGAGCACCCGAAGGCCGTGGAGGCCGTGCTCAGGGCCTCGGTCGACACCAACGAGTGGATCAAGGCCAACCCGGACGAGGCGAAGGAAGCGGCCAACAGGCAGTTGGAGAAGGACACCGGCAAGGCCCTGCCGGCCGAGGTCCTGGACCCGGCGTGGAAGTCGATCGAACTCACCGACGACCCGCTGGCCGCCACCCTCGACGCCCAGGCGGAACACGCCGTGAAGGCGGGCCTGCTGGAGAAGCCCGACCTGAACGGCATCTACGACCTCACGCCGCTCAACAAGGTCCTCAAGGCCAAGGGCGAGCCCGCGGTCGACGACGCCGGACTCGGCGTCAAGTAA
- a CDS encoding sulfate adenylyltransferase subunit 1 — MTSTTEPAEPLSVWQLSETTLLRFATAGSVDDGKSTLVGRLLHDSKSVLTDQLEAVERASASRGQDAPDLALLTDGLRAEREQGITIDVAYRYFATPRRRFILADTPGHVQYTRNMVTGASTAELTVILVDARNGVVEQTRRHAAIAALLRVPHVVLAVNKMDLVDYREPVFAAIAEEFTAYATELGVPEVTAIPISALAGDNVVEPSAVMDWYGGPTVLEHLETVPVSHDLAHCHARLPVQYVIRPRTAEHPDYRGYAGQIAAGTFRVGDEVTVLPSGRTSKVSAIDLLGEPVDAAWTPQSVTLLLEDDIDVSRGDLIVPSEDAPATSQDVEATVCHVADAPLTVGHRVLVKHGTRTVKAIVKDIPARLTLDDLSLHPHPGQLAANDIGRVKIRTAEPLPADSYADSRRTGSFILIDPSDGTTLTAGMVGESFAAPEPVKDAADDDGWDF, encoded by the coding sequence ATGACCAGCACCACAGAACCCGCCGAGCCGCTGTCGGTCTGGCAGTTGTCGGAGACGACGCTGCTGCGCTTCGCCACCGCCGGCTCGGTCGACGACGGCAAGTCCACGCTGGTCGGCCGTCTCCTGCACGACTCCAAGTCGGTCCTCACCGACCAGTTGGAGGCCGTCGAGCGCGCCTCCGCGAGCCGCGGCCAGGACGCGCCGGACCTCGCGCTGCTCACCGACGGCCTGCGGGCCGAGCGCGAGCAGGGCATCACCATCGACGTGGCCTACCGCTACTTCGCCACCCCGCGCCGCCGGTTCATCCTGGCCGACACCCCCGGGCACGTGCAGTACACGCGGAACATGGTCACCGGCGCCTCCACCGCCGAGCTGACGGTGATCCTCGTCGACGCCCGCAACGGCGTCGTCGAGCAGACCCGCCGGCACGCCGCGATCGCCGCCCTGCTGCGCGTCCCGCACGTCGTCCTCGCCGTCAACAAGATGGACCTGGTCGACTACCGGGAGCCCGTGTTCGCGGCCATCGCCGAGGAGTTCACGGCGTACGCCACCGAGCTGGGCGTCCCGGAGGTCACCGCGATCCCGATCTCGGCGCTCGCCGGGGACAACGTGGTGGAGCCGTCGGCGGTCATGGACTGGTACGGGGGCCCGACCGTCCTCGAGCACCTGGAGACCGTCCCGGTCAGCCACGACCTGGCGCACTGCCACGCCCGGCTGCCCGTGCAGTACGTGATCCGGCCGCGCACCGCCGAGCATCCCGACTACCGCGGGTACGCGGGCCAGATCGCGGCGGGCACCTTCCGCGTCGGCGACGAGGTCACCGTGCTGCCGTCGGGCCGCACCTCGAAGGTGTCCGCCATCGACCTGCTCGGCGAGCCCGTCGACGCCGCCTGGACACCGCAGTCGGTGACGCTGCTCCTGGAGGACGACATCGACGTCTCCCGCGGCGACCTGATCGTGCCCAGCGAGGACGCCCCGGCGACCAGCCAGGACGTCGAGGCCACCGTCTGCCACGTCGCCGACGCGCCGCTCACCGTGGGCCACCGGGTCCTGGTCAAGCACGGCACCCGCACCGTCAAGGCGATCGTCAAGGACATCCCGGCCCGGCTCACGCTGGACGACCTGTCCCTGCACCCGCACCCGGGGCAGCTCGCCGCCAACGACATCGGCCGGGTGAAGATCCGCACCGCGGAGCCGCTGCCCGCCGACTCCTACGCCGACTCGCGGCGCACGGGTTCCTTCATCCTGATCGACCCCAGCGACGGCACCACCCTCACGGCCGGCATGGTCGGCGAGTCCTTCGCCGCGCCGGAGCCGGTCAAGGACGCGGCGGACGACGACGGGTGGGACTTCTGA